In Oryzias latipes chromosome 15, ASM223467v1, the following proteins share a genomic window:
- the LOC110016562 gene encoding neurogenin-1-like has translation MPPRIRSASDDLQESETRSGIHPKAEQDVLREAAGPALSSSADSPHKPPFGNITTFKFSRPRGEARGRRRVKANDRERHRMHNLNCALDALRTILPALPDDAKMTKIETLRFARNYIWALTETLRMVDHHVRPEQQPPGGSGPRSPASACSDWDSASSGEPWGGSSDSTCSADHLDCRAPSVFPVTSHFRSVCSGVDAGNTWLSEGQR, from the coding sequence ATGCCTCCCAGAATCAGGAGCGCCTCTGATGACCTGCAAGAGTCAGAGACGCGCAGCGGAATTCATCCAAAGGCGGAGCAGGATGTCCTCAGAGAAGCTGCTGGTCCTGCTTTGAGCTCCAGCGCAGACTCACCTCACAAACCGCCGTTTGGAAACATCACGACCTTCAAATTTTCCAGACCGAGAGGTGAGGCGCGCGGCAGGCGCAGGGTGAAGGCCAACGACCGAGAGCGCCACCGGATGCACAACCTGAACTGCGCTCTGGACGCGCTGCGGACAATCCTGCCGGCGCTGCCCGACGACGCCAAGATGACCAAAATAGAGACGCTGCGTTTCGCGCGCAATTACATCTGGGCTCTGACCGAGACCCTGCGGATGGTCGACCACCACGTGCGCCCGGAGCAGCAGCCGCCGGGGGGGTCAGGGCCGAGGAGTCCGGCCAGCGCCTGCTCAGACTGGGACTCTGCGTCCTCCGGAGAGCCCTGGGGCGGATCCTCTGACTCTACCTGCTCTGCAGATCACCTGGACTGCCGCGCGCCCTCAGTCTTCCCCGTCACTTCACACTTCCGGTCTGTCTGTAGTGGCGTGGATGCCGGAAATACTTGGCTTTCTGAAGGTCAAAGGTGA
- the pdlim1 gene encoding PDZ and LIM domain protein 1 isoform X2, whose product MTHLEAQNKIKACGDEMVLSVDRSEAKLWSPLSADEGKSHPYKMNLASEPREVKHIGSTHNRSALPFAGFGPKVVTNQYNSPSGLYSSDNIRDLDSAVDAVQTMTVSGEPSRAPSDPSAAATRPAVTAGSEVYKMLQENQESDEPPRQSASFKVLQEILETGDADKPSGFRSVKAPTTKIGSSMGNAEKLPVCDKCGSGIVGMVVKLRDKFRHPECYTCTDCDINLKQKGHFFVEDQIYCEKHARERVTPPEGYDVVTVFPK is encoded by the exons GTCAGAGGCCAAGCTGTGGTCGCCGCTCTCCGCTGACGAAGGGAAGTCTCATCCCTACAAGATGAATCTGGCATCAGAGCCGCGG GAGGTGAAACACATTGGCTCCACCCACAACAGGAGCGCTTTGCCTTTTGCTGGCTTTGGCCCCAAAGTGGTGACCAACCAGTACAACAGTCCGTCTGGTCTGTACTCGTCAGACAACATCAGGGACTTGGACTCTGCTGTGGACGCCGTGCAGACCATGACCGTATCAGGAGAACCCAGCAG AGCTCCTTCGGATCCGTCTGCTGCAGCGACGAGGCCGGCCGTCACCGCCGGTTCTGAAGTCTACAAGATGCTGCAGGAGAACCAGGAGTCGGACGAGCCGCCGCGGCAGTCCGCCTCCTTCAAGGTGCTGCAGGAAATTCTGGAGACGG GTGATGCAGACAAACCGTCGGGCTTCAGGAGCGTGAAGGCCCCCACCACAAAGATCGGCTCCTCCATGGGAAACGCAGAGAAGTTACCCGTCTGTGACAAATGCGGATCGGGGATCGT GGGGATGGTGGTGAAGCTGAGGGACAAGTTTCGCCACCCTGAGTGCTACACGTGCACGGACTGCGACATCAACCTCAAGCAGAAAGGCCATTTCTTTGTGGAGGATCAGATCTACTGTGAGAAGCATGCACGAGAGCGAGTGACCCCCCCTGAGGGCTACGACGTGGTCACTGTCTTCCCTAAGTAG